Proteins from one Xenopus tropicalis strain Nigerian chromosome 1, UCB_Xtro_10.0, whole genome shotgun sequence genomic window:
- the leprotl1 gene encoding leptin receptor overlapping transcript-like 1 has product MAGIKALVSLSFGGAIGLMFLMLGCALPQYNKYWPLFVLFFYILAPIPYCIAKRVVDDTDAASNACKELAIFLTTGIVVSAFGLPIVFARVQVIAWGACALVLTGNMVIFSTILGFFLVFGNNDDFSWQQW; this is encoded by the exons ATGGCAGGCATAAAAG CTCTGGTCAGCCTGTCGTTCGGTGGAGCAATTGGACTGATGTTTCTAATGCTGGGATGTGCTCTGCCACAATACAA CAAGTACTGGCCACTTTTTGTCTTGTTCTTCTACATTCTTGCACCAATCCCATACTGCATAGCAAAGAGAGTGGTAGATGACACAGATGCAGCAAGCAATGCTTGCAAGGAGCTTGCTATATTCCTCACTACTGGCATTGTTGTTTCTGCATTTGGACTTCCCATTGTATTTGCCAGAGTACAAGTG ATTGCGTGGGGAGCGTGTGCTCTGGTTCTTACAGGAAACATGGTAATTTTTTCTACCATTTTAGGATTCTTTTTAGTCTTTGGAAATAATGATGACTTCAGTTGGCAACAGTGGTGA